Proteins from a single region of Thermococcus sp. CX2:
- a CDS encoding aromatic amino acid transport family protein, which translates to MMMKKLTLAEASAILIGTQIGAGVLGLPYALKDAGFVGIAIIAAVGVLTLLTALLVLEMAVQRGGTLTSLARETLGKAGGWLMLASISVLSYGALIAYIAGSGDILSSLFGINKTICAVAFWLVMSAIVLMGLKASGEAELMLNFLLLGALALAVILMLPKVNVENMATVDVSAAVAGIGVAIFAYVSHMVVPEMYKGLGSAEETKKAVLIGYLVPMAFYALFVLAFVGALGGNTPQLATSALEDYYGGLGKVLGLILPLAAISTSYIGIGFAQMDNLREAFKLDKRSAWLLTVVPPLLIYFAGLKSFVSALWLAGTFGGLLYAGILPVAMYLKTGKVYPPKCVRIPHGVAYLTGAIFFLVFLYSVASLV; encoded by the coding sequence ATGATGATGAAGAAGCTGACACTTGCCGAGGCGAGTGCCATACTCATAGGGACTCAAATAGGGGCGGGCGTTCTGGGCCTGCCGTACGCGCTTAAGGATGCCGGCTTTGTGGGGATAGCGATTATCGCAGCGGTTGGCGTTCTTACGCTTCTCACGGCTCTCCTCGTGCTTGAGATGGCCGTCCAGAGGGGAGGAACGCTCACCTCCCTTGCGCGCGAGACGCTCGGAAAAGCGGGCGGCTGGCTCATGCTCGCGAGCATATCCGTTCTCAGCTACGGAGCGCTGATAGCATACATAGCTGGGAGCGGCGACATTCTCTCGTCCCTGTTCGGGATCAACAAAACCATCTGTGCCGTTGCCTTCTGGCTGGTTATGAGTGCCATTGTACTGATGGGCCTCAAGGCATCTGGAGAGGCCGAGCTGATGCTCAACTTCCTCCTGCTCGGTGCTTTGGCCCTGGCCGTTATCCTGATGCTTCCAAAAGTCAACGTCGAGAACATGGCAACAGTCGATGTCTCGGCGGCTGTTGCTGGGATAGGCGTTGCCATCTTCGCCTACGTCAGCCACATGGTTGTGCCCGAGATGTACAAGGGACTAGGCAGTGCCGAGGAGACCAAGAAAGCCGTCCTCATAGGCTACCTAGTGCCTATGGCCTTCTACGCTCTCTTCGTCCTCGCCTTCGTTGGTGCGCTCGGCGGGAACACCCCTCAGCTGGCCACATCGGCTCTCGAAGACTACTATGGTGGCTTAGGCAAGGTGCTCGGTCTTATCCTCCCGCTTGCGGCGATAAGCACGAGCTACATAGGGATAGGCTTTGCCCAGATGGACAACCTCCGCGAGGCGTTTAAGCTTGACAAGAGAAGCGCGTGGCTCCTGACGGTGGTTCCACCCCTGCTGATATACTTCGCAGGGCTGAAGAGCTTTGTAAGTGCCCTCTGGCTCGCTGGAACCTTCGGCGGCCTCCTTTACGCTGGAATCTTGCCCGTGGCTATGTATCTTAAAACGGGAAAGGTTTACCCACCGAAGTGTGTGAGGATTCCACACGGCGTTGCCTACCTTACCGGGGCGATTTTCTTCTTGGTTTTCCTATACTCCGTGGCGTCGCTGGTCTGA
- a CDS encoding phosphorylating glyceraldehyde-3-phosphate dehydrogenase yields the protein MKVKVGINGYGTIGKRVAYAVMKQDDMELIGVTKTKPDFEAYRARELGIPVYAASEEFLPRFEKAGFEVAGTLTDLLEKVDVIVDATPGGMGAKNKVLYEKAGVKAIFQGGEKASVAQVSFVAQANYEAALGKDYVRVVSCNTTGLTRTLSAIQEYIDYVYAVMIRRAADPNDIKRGPINAIKPSVTVPSHHGPDVQTVIPINIETSAFVVPTTIMHVHSIMVELKKPLEAKDVIDIFENTTRVLLFEKERGFESTAQLIEFARDLHREWNNLYEIAVWKESISVRGNRLFYIQAVHQESDVVPENIDAIRAMFELADKWESIRKTNQSLGILK from the coding sequence ATGAAGGTTAAGGTGGGAATTAACGGCTACGGAACCATAGGAAAGCGCGTCGCTTACGCCGTGATGAAGCAGGACGACATGGAGCTCATCGGTGTAACGAAGACGAAGCCCGACTTTGAGGCCTACAGGGCAAGGGAGCTTGGTATTCCGGTTTATGCCGCAAGCGAGGAGTTCCTTCCGAGGTTTGAAAAAGCGGGCTTCGAAGTCGCTGGAACGCTCACAGACCTGCTCGAAAAGGTTGACGTTATCGTAGATGCAACCCCCGGGGGAATGGGGGCTAAGAACAAAGTTCTTTACGAGAAGGCAGGGGTTAAGGCCATCTTCCAGGGCGGCGAGAAGGCCAGCGTTGCCCAGGTTTCCTTCGTCGCCCAGGCCAACTACGAGGCGGCCCTCGGCAAGGACTACGTCAGGGTCGTTTCTTGTAACACCACGGGCCTAACCAGGACCCTCTCGGCCATTCAGGAGTACATCGACTATGTCTACGCGGTGATGATTAGAAGGGCGGCTGATCCGAACGACATCAAAAGGGGACCAATTAACGCTATAAAGCCCAGCGTAACCGTTCCATCGCACCACGGGCCAGATGTGCAGACGGTCATCCCGATAAACATCGAGACCTCTGCTTTTGTCGTTCCGACGACGATAATGCACGTCCACTCGATAATGGTCGAGCTGAAGAAGCCGCTGGAAGCAAAGGACGTCATAGACATCTTCGAGAACACCACGCGCGTTCTGCTCTTCGAGAAGGAGAGGGGCTTTGAGAGCACCGCGCAGCTCATAGAGTTCGCCCGCGACCTGCACAGGGAGTGGAACAACCTCTACGAGATAGCCGTCTGGAAGGAGAGCATAAGCGTCCGCGGAAACAGGCTCTTCTACATACAGGCTGTCCACCAGGAGAGCGACGTGGTTCCTGAGAACATCGACGCCATAAGGGCCATGTTCGAGCTGGCCGACAAGTGGGAGAGCATAAGAAAGACGAACCAGAGCCTCGGGATTTTGAAGTGA
- a CDS encoding molybdopterin-binding protein, whose amino-acid sequence MFAEILTIGDELLTGNTVDSNSAFIAQKLTERGYWVRRKTTVGDDVEEIKSVIHEILSRKPDVLIISGGLGPTHDDVTILAVAEALGKKLTLCESCLERIKAFYERLYKEGYIDDPELNEGRKKMAYLPEGAVPLENTEGAAPGAFIEHGGVKIFVLPGMPREMKAMLEREVLPRLGERKFIQRKLLAEITDESKLAPILTEAVERFKVRIHSSPKGFGKYIGVIIFGEGEEEIEKAKAFMEERGIRFEEGW is encoded by the coding sequence ATGTTCGCCGAAATCCTGACCATAGGAGACGAGCTCCTCACCGGGAACACCGTGGACAGCAACTCGGCCTTCATAGCCCAGAAGCTCACCGAGAGGGGCTACTGGGTGAGAAGGAAGACCACCGTTGGCGATGACGTCGAGGAGATAAAATCGGTTATCCACGAAATACTCTCAAGAAAGCCCGATGTGCTGATTATTTCTGGTGGATTGGGACCGACCCACGACGACGTTACGATACTGGCCGTCGCCGAGGCCCTCGGGAAGAAGCTAACCCTTTGTGAGTCCTGCCTTGAAAGGATTAAGGCCTTCTATGAGCGCCTTTATAAGGAAGGCTACATCGACGACCCCGAGCTAAATGAGGGAAGGAAAAAGATGGCCTACCTTCCGGAAGGGGCCGTTCCCCTGGAGAACACCGAGGGAGCCGCACCTGGGGCGTTCATAGAGCACGGGGGCGTTAAGATTTTCGTTCTCCCGGGAATGCCGCGTGAGATGAAGGCGATGCTCGAGAGGGAAGTCCTCCCAAGGCTCGGTGAGAGGAAGTTTATCCAGAGGAAGCTTCTGGCAGAGATAACCGATGAGTCGAAGCTTGCCCCGATTCTGACTGAGGCCGTAGAGCGCTTCAAGGTAAGAATACACTCCTCGCCCAAGGGCTTTGGCAAATACATTGGGGTAATAATCTTCGGCGAGGGCGAGGAGGAGATAGAGAAGGCCAAGGCCTTCATGGAGGAAAGGGGCATTCGCTTTGAAGAGGGCTGGTAG
- a CDS encoding translation initiation factor IF-2B subunit alpha (eIF-2BA; catalyzes the binding of GTP to IF2): protein MLPPEIRSILEEMRAERIRGASYLARRGAEAYIKLAELLSGEELRKALEEMREEIPAVNRTMASLYNLSRFIPITDNSELVRAKAEEFIKLSEEARREIGNIGSELIDENEVIITHSFSSAVLEIFKAAKKKGKRFRVILTESAPDYEGLALARELESLGIPFEIITDAQIGLFAGKATLALVGADNVTGDGAVINKAGTYLLALACHDNGVPFYVAAESFKLHPELTSDEVEIVERKFKRNHLLIRGYLFDITPWRYVRGIITELGILVPPKEL, encoded by the coding sequence ATGCTTCCCCCAGAAATTCGCTCCATCCTCGAAGAGATGCGCGCCGAGCGCATAAGGGGCGCGAGCTATCTGGCTAGGAGAGGTGCAGAGGCATACATAAAGCTCGCTGAGCTTTTAAGCGGCGAAGAGCTCAGAAAAGCGCTCGAAGAGATGAGGGAAGAAATTCCAGCGGTGAACAGGACGATGGCCTCGCTTTACAACCTCAGCAGGTTCATTCCAATCACGGATAACTCCGAGCTCGTTAGGGCCAAGGCCGAGGAGTTCATAAAGCTGAGCGAAGAAGCCAGGAGGGAAATCGGCAACATAGGCAGCGAGCTGATAGATGAGAATGAGGTAATCATAACACACTCCTTCTCCTCCGCCGTGCTGGAGATTTTCAAGGCTGCCAAGAAGAAGGGCAAGCGCTTCAGGGTCATCCTGACGGAAAGCGCGCCCGACTACGAGGGACTGGCGCTGGCGAGAGAATTGGAAAGCCTAGGGATTCCCTTCGAGATCATCACTGATGCCCAGATCGGCCTCTTTGCGGGAAAGGCAACCTTAGCTTTAGTCGGGGCCGACAACGTGACGGGGGATGGGGCTGTAATCAACAAGGCGGGGACTTATCTCTTGGCCCTCGCCTGCCACGACAATGGCGTTCCGTTCTACGTCGCGGCCGAGAGCTTCAAGCTCCATCCAGAACTGACCTCCGATGAGGTAGAAATCGTTGAAAGGAAGTTCAAGAGGAATCACCTTCTGATTCGGGGCTACCTCTTTGACATCACGCCCTGGCGCTACGTTCGCGGGATAATAACGGAGCTGGGAATCCTGGTGCCTCCTAAGGAGCTTTAG
- a CDS encoding cob(I)yrinic acid a,c-diamide adenosyltransferase, which translates to MSITTKTGDKGLTGLFTGDRVAKYSPIMEANGNIDELSSFLGEAKHYVPEEMAEILEKIQVELYSLMAEIASKGKYKKVGEEEVKWMEELIQRYEEEVQLKAFVLPGSTIASAKLDVCRAIARRAERAVARLVLDYGFGNDALKYLNRLSDLLFIMARAIEKREGKIKEVK; encoded by the coding sequence ATGTCGATAACCACAAAGACCGGCGACAAGGGTTTAACGGGTCTTTTTACCGGGGACCGCGTTGCCAAGTACTCACCGATAATGGAAGCGAACGGCAACATTGACGAGCTGAGCAGCTTTCTGGGCGAGGCCAAACACTATGTGCCCGAAGAGATGGCAGAGATACTCGAAAAAATCCAGGTCGAGCTTTACTCGCTCATGGCCGAGATAGCAAGCAAGGGTAAGTACAAGAAGGTCGGAGAAGAGGAGGTCAAGTGGATGGAAGAGCTCATACAGAGGTACGAAGAGGAGGTTCAGCTGAAGGCTTTCGTCCTGCCGGGTTCCACGATAGCGAGCGCCAAACTCGACGTGTGCAGGGCCATAGCCAGGAGGGCTGAGAGGGCCGTTGCGCGGCTCGTTCTCGACTACGGCTTTGGAAACGACGCCCTCAAGTACCTCAACAGACTCAGCGATTTGCTCTTCATAATGGCGCGCGCGATAGAAAAGAGGGAGGGAAAGATAAAAGAGGTCAAGTAG
- a CDS encoding MFS transporter codes for MRFNRNFWLFAVGRFISQLGWAVQDVALPLYVLDQTHSGAMMSVFIIAEIVPRVILSPIAGVIGDRYNRKAMMVWFDILRGALLFGVIAFSLLDLRSLLAVQVLMSIMGTFFSAGTGAMYPDLVPEEELASANSLLQTFGVVARIAGPVLGGIIYAFGGIRLAILINAVSFFGSGLFEAFIEYHWEKKPLGALGQILGDMKEGFAFLRSSRFLKVILSYALLINFLLNPIFMVLLPYVYRVQLEFSAQWFGLLETAFMVGMLLGNVLIMAKLRNMVEGLLFHSLFVQMGLTILQAILISPFVGFDAKILFQIFIALNVLWGIFNALINIPIMTKIQKAIPSELRGRVFSVFDLLIGGMMPVGMAIVGGALERFEAWEIMLVAWALWTGVTVYYFVRYREVLEGTRKRERTESTVVPAT; via the coding sequence GTGAGGTTTAACCGAAACTTCTGGCTCTTCGCGGTTGGAAGGTTCATCTCTCAGCTAGGCTGGGCAGTTCAGGATGTCGCTCTGCCCCTCTACGTGCTTGACCAGACCCACAGCGGGGCAATGATGAGCGTCTTCATAATAGCCGAAATAGTCCCGAGGGTAATCCTCTCGCCGATAGCCGGTGTGATAGGTGACCGCTACAACAGAAAGGCCATGATGGTGTGGTTCGACATCCTGAGGGGGGCCCTGCTCTTTGGCGTTATAGCATTTAGCCTGCTCGACCTGAGGAGCCTTCTCGCCGTTCAGGTCCTAATGAGCATCATGGGAACCTTCTTTTCGGCTGGAACTGGTGCCATGTATCCGGATTTAGTCCCAGAAGAAGAGCTCGCCAGCGCTAATTCGCTCCTTCAGACCTTTGGCGTCGTTGCCAGGATAGCCGGCCCTGTACTCGGCGGAATAATCTATGCCTTCGGCGGAATAAGGCTGGCCATTCTCATAAACGCTGTCAGCTTCTTCGGTTCGGGACTCTTCGAGGCCTTCATAGAGTATCACTGGGAGAAAAAGCCTCTTGGGGCCCTTGGTCAAATTTTGGGGGACATGAAAGAGGGGTTTGCATTCCTTCGCTCCAGCAGGTTCCTGAAGGTGATACTCTCCTACGCCCTCCTGATAAACTTCCTCCTCAATCCGATATTCATGGTGCTGCTCCCATACGTCTACAGAGTACAGCTGGAGTTCTCCGCCCAGTGGTTCGGCCTCTTGGAGACTGCATTTATGGTGGGCATGCTCCTAGGCAATGTCCTCATAATGGCGAAGCTCAGGAACATGGTGGAAGGACTGCTCTTCCACTCACTATTCGTGCAGATGGGGCTTACCATCCTACAGGCAATTCTGATCTCTCCATTTGTGGGCTTTGACGCAAAGATTCTCTTCCAGATTTTCATAGCCCTGAACGTCCTCTGGGGAATCTTCAACGCCCTCATAAACATCCCAATAATGACCAAGATCCAGAAGGCCATCCCGAGTGAACTTAGGGGAAGGGTGTTTTCAGTCTTCGACCTGCTGATTGGCGGGATGATGCCCGTGGGAATGGCGATAGTGGGAGGGGCCCTCGAACGGTTCGAAGCTTGGGAGATAATGCTGGTGGCATGGGCACTCTGGACAGGCGTTACAGTATACTACTTCGTCAGATACAGGGAAGTGCTGGAAGGAACTAGGAAAAGAGAAAGGACAGAATCAACTGTCGTGCCTGCTACTTGA
- a CDS encoding DUF4097 family beta strand repeat-containing protein — protein MRFENVKEVDIKAVNGKVRLEAWDEDYAEVSYTPHGEVEVEAEQRGSKLVIKEKPTGKRVLGIFQKSSDGWAEIEVKIPKKAVVTAKMVNGEITAEGVGFENVTVVNGKMELKNCIAGTISSVNGPIKAHFTSAGPLKASTVNGRMEITIEELEEDAEISTVNGSVRLYLTEFCDARISVKRVNGSVHLVNLDEPVIGTGEYEVKIHTVNGSITVELL, from the coding sequence ATGAGATTCGAGAACGTTAAGGAAGTCGATATCAAGGCCGTGAACGGAAAGGTAAGGCTCGAAGCCTGGGATGAAGACTACGCGGAGGTCAGCTATACTCCCCACGGCGAGGTCGAAGTGGAAGCGGAGCAGAGGGGAAGCAAGCTCGTCATCAAGGAAAAGCCCACGGGGAAGAGGGTCCTGGGTATTTTCCAGAAGTCCTCGGACGGCTGGGCGGAGATAGAGGTGAAGATTCCGAAAAAGGCCGTGGTGACTGCCAAGATGGTAAACGGGGAAATTACAGCTGAGGGCGTTGGGTTCGAGAACGTCACCGTTGTAAATGGAAAGATGGAACTTAAAAACTGTATTGCTGGAACGATAAGCTCCGTTAACGGCCCTATTAAGGCCCATTTCACGAGTGCGGGCCCGCTCAAAGCTTCCACAGTCAATGGCAGGATGGAGATAACTATTGAAGAGCTTGAAGAAGACGCAGAAATAAGTACTGTAAACGGAAGCGTTAGGCTATACCTCACCGAGTTCTGCGATGCTAGGATAAGCGTGAAGCGCGTGAACGGGAGTGTTCACCTGGTCAACCTCGACGAGCCCGTGATAGGCACGGGTGAATACGAGGTGAAAATACACACGGTCAATGGCTCGATAACCGTCGAGCTTCTCTGA
- a CDS encoding helix-turn-helix transcriptional regulator: MEDLKVQLEELKKRLEMLEESIDPVDEVMLSIKARLRKKLESLPELDEEKAARTLKALANPDRIRILKMLSEKPMGFKEIKEALGVESPTVSHHLKLLVKTRMVRKGDKYEITPDGRLFLRLLEIITALEEVEE, translated from the coding sequence ATGGAGGATCTGAAGGTTCAGCTCGAGGAGCTGAAAAAGAGGCTGGAGATGCTTGAAGAGAGCATTGACCCCGTCGACGAGGTGATGCTCTCGATAAAGGCCCGGCTCAGGAAGAAGCTCGAGAGCCTTCCAGAGCTTGACGAAGAGAAGGCAGCGAGGACGCTCAAAGCCCTCGCCAACCCGGACAGGATAAGGATACTCAAGATGCTCTCCGAGAAGCCGATGGGCTTCAAGGAGATAAAGGAAGCCCTTGGCGTGGAGAGCCCAACGGTAAGTCATCATCTCAAACTTCTCGTCAAAACGAGAATGGTCAGAAAGGGTGACAAGTACGAGATAACGCCTGACGGCCGTTTGTTTTTGCGTTTGCTTGAGATAATTACTGCCCTGGAGGAGGTGGAAGAATGA
- a CDS encoding AEC family transporter, producing the protein MNIAEMLGLIALGYVLKLMIKDDKPFDYLRILVNDFLLALFIFGNVASKDLAYLLSIKTVFLYVFLVIALSLGLSYAYGRVFLKDKKWAGALMVLSVYPNTAALGFPIASLFLDDITPAILYSTTNSMIVLPIVTFIAAHYSSGGASIKRSFIKALKFPPTIANLIALAIVIAGIKLPPSLLDPIKTIGWWSIPLLVIYFGSRISFSGFQAKKLLEVGAFRIAVPFLFVFLTLRFANQNIFYSVLVEASMPPAIAANAILAQYKLKAEEAISVTFVLTLAVIGLFMVLKIFGV; encoded by the coding sequence ATGAACATCGCCGAGATGCTCGGGCTCATCGCTTTAGGTTACGTCCTCAAGCTGATGATTAAAGACGACAAGCCCTTTGATTACCTCCGCATTCTAGTAAACGACTTCCTCTTGGCCCTTTTCATCTTCGGCAACGTCGCGAGCAAGGATTTGGCATACCTCCTCAGCATCAAGACTGTCTTCCTCTACGTTTTCCTGGTAATCGCCCTCAGCCTTGGCCTCTCCTATGCCTATGGGAGGGTTTTCCTTAAGGACAAGAAGTGGGCTGGCGCCCTGATGGTTCTATCGGTTTATCCGAACACCGCCGCCCTGGGCTTCCCCATAGCGAGCCTCTTCCTTGACGACATAACGCCGGCCATACTCTACTCGACCACCAACTCGATGATAGTGCTTCCCATAGTCACGTTCATAGCCGCCCACTACTCCAGCGGAGGGGCATCGATAAAGAGAAGCTTCATAAAGGCCCTCAAGTTCCCCCCGACCATCGCTAACCTTATCGCTTTGGCCATCGTTATCGCGGGAATAAAGCTTCCTCCCTCACTCCTCGACCCGATAAAGACCATCGGATGGTGGAGCATCCCTCTGCTTGTCATATACTTCGGCTCCCGCATAAGCTTCAGCGGGTTCCAGGCCAAAAAGCTTCTCGAGGTCGGGGCGTTCAGGATAGCGGTGCCATTCCTGTTCGTGTTCCTCACCCTGCGCTTTGCGAACCAGAACATCTTCTACTCCGTCCTCGTCGAGGCTTCGATGCCTCCGGCCATAGCGGCCAACGCGATTTTGGCCCAGTACAAACTGAAGGCCGAGGAGGCGATAAGCGTTACATTCGTGCTGACGCTGGCGGTTATTGGCCTGTTCATGGTGCTCAAAATCTTTGGAGTCTGA